In the bacterium SCSIO 12741 genome, ATACGGAGGAAATCATGATTACCCCGATTCCCAGATTAATCAGATTGAACCATTTTTTCAGAACAAAGGTTTGTGCTCGAATCTGCTGAATTAATCGAATGATCAACAGGGCGATTAGAAGGTAGACCACCACAATGACAATTCCCGGATAAACTCCTGTAATCATGCAAAAGGAAACCAAAAAGATGGGCGGCATCAATTGCCATCGAAAACTCTGCAAGTAGCGATCAAATAACCAAATCAACCAGGGAAGCCAGGCGGCACCAGCGGCATAGCCCAAGTGTTGAGCATTTCCAATCATAAATCCATTGAGGGAAAAATAGATGGCCCCAATCAAAGAGGCTTGTTTGGAAATATTCCACCATCGCATAAGTTTATACATGCCCCATCCAGCAAGGATTAGGTGAATGAGAAACTCATATTGGATAGATGCTGGGGTGTAGGGTCTTATTAAGCCTATGATCCAGGCAATGGGGTACCAGGTGGAACCATCGCCCATTTGAGGGAAGCCACCATTCATGTAGGGGTTCCAAAAAGGAAAAACACCATTTCGAATACATTCACTTACCAAGTGTCTCCACGGTAAGGTAATGTCCATCATGTCCCATTTCATTAACCGCGAATAGGTGCTTATCTGCCACAGGGCAAGCGCCACGGTAAACGCAATAAGAAGGTAGGGTGCGTATTTACGAAAAAGTCGGAGTATGATTCCCGAAGATGACATTGGGGTAATAACTCCTGAAGGCCCGGATTATTCTTCCTCTTCTTCCGGCTCCAGTTCTTCTCCTAAAAGAAGTTTTTTGTAATCCTGAATTTCAGACAGATTGAACTTATTGGAATAGTCGCCAACTAATTGGAGGAAATACTCAAAGCTGGTTTCATCGTCTTCGGCTCTTTCTGGAAAAACATCAACCAGGAAATCTCCGTTTTCTTCGATGTGCTCGTAAGCCAAGCGGCAAACTTTGGTCAATGTAGGATTTCCAATCGTTTTGAACTCTTCGCGCAAGGCTTTCAGAGCTTCCACAACCTGACCATCTTCGAAACCATTTTTCTGATAGGCTTTAACTACTTTATCTAATGCCTCCATTTTTCATTCTGTTTTAACGCTCCAAATTTAATTTTTAAAGCGGCTTAAGCGGCGCTTGAAGGATGTTTTTTGTTTTATATTGGTCAAACCTAAAGATTACCCGACTATGAAAAATTCAGTGCTGCTGGCCTTTGTGCTGGTATTTTTTGTTTCCTGCAAAGGACAAAATCAAACCTTCGCCGAACGCTTAGGTTATAACAAAGGAGACCGAGTTATCATCTTACATGTAGACGATGCTGGTATGTCCTATGACTCCAATGAAGGAACCAAAAAGGCAATCAAAGACGGTGCTTCCACCTCGTGTAGCGTAATGATGCCCTGCCCCTGGGCACCTGGCTTTATCAACTGGTTGAAGGAAAACCAGGATGTGGATGCCGGTTTGCATCTTACGCTGAATTCAGAATGGGATAACTACCGGTGGGGTCCTGTAGCGGGTAAATCTGCGGTGCCTACGCTGTGCGATGATATGGGTTATCTGTGGCCATCGACGGGTCAGGCGATTCAAAATGGAAACCCAGAAGAGGTAAAAATCGAGATTCGCGCCCAGCTTCAGAAAGCTCGTGAGATGGGTTTTGAACCCTCCCACATTGATGCACACATGGGAACCATTTTTGCCCGTGAAGACTTCATGAATCACTTTGTTGCTTTGGGAATGGAAAATCATATTCCAGTTATGTTCCCTTGTGGCCACAACACCTATTTCAAGAATTTTCTTCGCGAACAAGGAAAGTTTCGATTGATGGCTATGGGTCAATACCAGGAGGGAATGGATATTCCTTTGCCTATGACCGATGAACAATCTGCCCAGATGGGTGAACTGTTGTGGGGTGCTGGCCTTCCCGTTATCGATGACATGCACAACCAAAGTTACGATTGGCCATACCCCGAAGACATGGAAATGACCGACGAAAACATTTTGGAATACCGAAAAAACAAGTACAAAGAAGTGGTTAAAAATGCCAAGCCTGGTGTAACAATGATCATTATGCATTGTACTGAACCTACTGCGGCTTTTGCTGATATTACGGAATCTATCCACGTTAGAAAAGGTGACTTTCTGGTAATGACAGATCCTGACTTTCAGCAATTTCTAAAAGATGAAGGAGTTATTCTTACCACATTTAAAGACCTAATGGTGCGTAGAAATCAAGCGAAATAGGGGATTTCCTCTTCGTGAATTCGTTTGAATCCTATTGTTTTTTTTCGTTATTTCGAGCCCGCTTAAAACTCCTGCTTCTGAAGGGTTTAGAGTCAGGTAAACAGAGACAAAGCATACTATGAGCCGGATCGATTATACCCACTGCCCCGTTTGTGATCATCAACACTTTAAACCGTTTTTGGCGGTTCCTGATCATTCCGTATCCAAAGAGGTGTTTGAACTGGTGGAATGTAGCAACTGCGGTTTTGTTTTTACTCAAAACGTTCCTTCTGAAGACACCATTGGGCCTTACTACCAAAGTGAAGCCTACATTTCTCACTCTGATTCAAAGAAGGGTGTAATCAATCGAGTTTACCACCGGGTAAGGCAATACATGCTCAACCGGAAATGGAAACTTATCAGCGGGTTAACGGCACACAGAACTTTACTCGATATCGGGTGTGGAACAGGTTACTTCCCGGATTACATGCAGAACAAAGGTTTTGAAGTGACCGGTGTAGAAAAGGATCCTGATGCTCGTAAAACCTGTAAAGATCTGTTTGGCCTCGACGTGCTTGATCCTGACGTATTCCTGGACAAAGGTCTTGGGAAAAAATTTGGAGCTATTACGCTGTGGCACGTATTGGAACATTTGCACCAGCTAAACCGCTATCTGGAAACCATGCATAAGCACCTGGAAGATGACGGTATTTTGGTTATCGCCGTTCCGAACCACGATTCCCTGGATGCGGCTCACTACAAATCTGACTGGGCAGCCTATGACGTGCCCTTGCACTTGTGGCATTTCACCCCTTCGGATATCGACAACCTGGCCGAGAAACATGGATTCAACAGAATTCGCTTGACGGGTATGCCTTTTGATCCATTCTACAATTCTCTTCTTAGCGAGCAATACAAGAAGAATCCGCTTTATCTGATTTCCGGGTTTATCTGGGGTAAAATGTCATTCTTAAAAGGATGGATGAATCCTAAGAAAGCGAGCTCGGTGATCTACGTTCTGAAGAAGAAACGTGGGTAGGGTGGGGTTCAATCTTGAATCTTGAAATTTCAATTCTGAAACCTTTATTTTAAGTAGTCCCATTCGGATTTGTAATCCGAATGTTGGAGGTTGCGGATTTTAAACTGAGCTTGCGACCTCATGAACGAAGTGAGTAATCCGCGGCTCATGCTTTCGGATGACATATCCGAAAGAGTGATTGTCTCTTTGATGGGTTTGTGTGCCTTGGTATTCTTAGGCGTTGGCGAAGAATTTCTTTTGGAAAAGGATGATCATTCCTACACCTACGGTTATGGATGAGTCTGCTATATTAAAAACCGGTCGAAAAAACAGGAAGGGGTCTCCGCCCCAAAATGGCATCCAATCCGGAAAATGGCCGCTTAAAATGGGAAAATAGAGCATGTCTACCACTTTCCCGTGGAACAATTTGGAATATCCACCGGCATCTGGAAGGAATGTTGCCACCTGATGGTAGCTATCGTTAAACCAAATTCCGTAGAAAACGGAATCCACAATATTTCCAAAAGCTCCAGCCAGGATCAGTGACAAACTAATCACGAGCCCTTTTGGAGATCCTGTTCGAATCATTCTTACCAAGAAGTACAGAATACCTGAAACTGCCACAATTCGAAACAAGGTCAGAATCAATTTTCCATATTCACCGGCAAACTCAATACCGAAGGCCATACCATTGTTCTCGGTAAAATTGATGTAGAACCAATTTCCTGCAACCGCAATTTCATCGGTCAGAGTCATGTTCAACTTTACCCAAAACTTACTTGCTTGGTCCAACACAAGAACCAATAAGACGGTTATCGTGGCAAGGTATGAGGTATTTTTCATGGGGTAGGATTACAAAAAAGTCCCGATCAAAAACCGGGACTCTACTTTGTAGTAAGAATGTTTCTATTACTTCTGCTGAGCCATTTTGGCCTCGATACTCAAGGTAGCGTGTGGCACAACGCGCAGCCTTTCCTTTGGAATCAATTTTCCGGTTACCCGGCAAACTCCGTAGGTTTGGTTTTCAATCCGCACCATCGCATCTTCCAGGTGCTTGATAAATTTTTGCTGTCTTAAAGCCAATTGGGCGGTCTCTTCACGGGAAAGAACATCCGGTCCATCTTCCATCAATTTGAAAGTGGGTGAGGTGTCATCCGTTCCGTGGTGATCTTTGTGAGACATCGTACTGGTTAGTAGTTCCAGGTCTTTGTGGGCCTCTTCCAATTTCCCTAAGATGATTTCTTTGAATTCCGACAATTCGGAATCAGAATATCTTGTTTTTTCTTTTTCAGCCATATCGAAAGGATTTAGACTTTTTCTATTTCTAAAACGGTTTTGATTTGGTCGTCGATTTCGACTTCCACACTGTCGGCCCCGATCATTTCATTTACCAAAGTCAGCTGATCTGCAAGCGTTTCCGCGCGAATATAATCCAAATTGTTATTTATCGCCGGGTCCAGCTGTTCATTTTTGCAAATGTTAATACGGATTCTATCCGTTACTTCAAGGCCTTGGTTTTTCCTCAAATTCTGGATTCGGTTCACCATTTCACGGGCAATACCTTCCTGCCATAAATCATCGGAAATCTGAACATCCAGAGCGACGGTAATATTACCTTCAGAGGCTACTAACCAACCTGGTACGTCCTGAGAAGTAATGATGACATCCTCGTGATTAAGGGTAATCATTTTTCCTTCTAAGTCTACGTCCAGCTCTCCATTTTGTTCAAGTTGAGCGATACTTCCAGCATCCAAACCAGCAATGATGCCGGCCAAAGTTTTCATTTGTTTTCCGTAAACACGACCCAAGGTTTTAAAATTGGCTTTGATCTGTTTGACCAGAATTTCATTATCCGGATCAATGA is a window encoding:
- a CDS encoding polysaccharide deacetylase family protein, translated to MKNSVLLAFVLVFFVSCKGQNQTFAERLGYNKGDRVIILHVDDAGMSYDSNEGTKKAIKDGASTSCSVMMPCPWAPGFINWLKENQDVDAGLHLTLNSEWDNYRWGPVAGKSAVPTLCDDMGYLWPSTGQAIQNGNPEEVKIEIRAQLQKAREMGFEPSHIDAHMGTIFAREDFMNHFVALGMENHIPVMFPCGHNTYFKNFLREQGKFRLMAMGQYQEGMDIPLPMTDEQSAQMGELLWGAGLPVIDDMHNQSYDWPYPEDMEMTDENILEYRKNKYKEVVKNAKPGVTMIIMHCTEPTAAFADITESIHVRKGDFLVMTDPDFQQFLKDEGVILTTFKDLMVRRNQAK
- a CDS encoding class I SAM-dependent methyltransferase, which translates into the protein MSRIDYTHCPVCDHQHFKPFLAVPDHSVSKEVFELVECSNCGFVFTQNVPSEDTIGPYYQSEAYISHSDSKKGVINRVYHRVRQYMLNRKWKLISGLTAHRTLLDIGCGTGYFPDYMQNKGFEVTGVEKDPDARKTCKDLFGLDVLDPDVFLDKGLGKKFGAITLWHVLEHLHQLNRYLETMHKHLEDDGILVIAVPNHDSLDAAHYKSDWAAYDVPLHLWHFTPSDIDNLAEKHGFNRIRLTGMPFDPFYNSLLSEQYKKNPLYLISGFIWGKMSFLKGWMNPKKASSVIYVLKKKRG
- a CDS encoding lipoprotein signal peptidase translates to MKNTSYLATITVLLVLVLDQASKFWVKLNMTLTDEIAVAGNWFYINFTENNGMAFGIEFAGEYGKLILTLFRIVAVSGILYFLVRMIRTGSPKGLVISLSLILAGAFGNIVDSVFYGIWFNDSYHQVATFLPDAGGYSKLFHGKVVDMLYFPILSGHFPDWMPFWGGDPFLFFRPVFNIADSSITVGVGMIILFQKKFFANA
- a CDS encoding TraR/DksA family transcriptional regulator produces the protein MAEKEKTRYSDSELSEFKEIILGKLEEAHKDLELLTSTMSHKDHHGTDDTSPTFKLMEDGPDVLSREETAQLALRQQKFIKHLEDAMVRIENQTYGVCRVTGKLIPKERLRVVPHATLSIEAKMAQQK